A section of the Styela clava chromosome 9, kaStyClav1.hap1.2, whole genome shotgun sequence genome encodes:
- the LOC144427272 gene encoding uncharacterized protein LOC144427272 isoform X2 codes for MTYTDKSSTATIMFNILSGNLFPHVTLVISSREHRMASLPLELRPPLIIALAGLERDDTKKLFTAVVGETGEESWNKMTFQSPALVPLSSVPLFLIFNAIVHKSNPENLPNTMTDVMTNVLHIFMRSSHTQEKKLIEIILHNLMKMSFEATREKRVIFNNTDLKNAGLTKKMVRDLIIEVPGGSSLLNQHLLEGDTLMFFSHQILQEMLAALYIANMDLATFQAFVTNEIHKDHWSVVLRLLCGTVFDQKIKSQFIKDLTTETGLEKQNCLKHALTTKINQCTKSYQKVELFGALYEANDAELIRSHVQEINFENESFTAAGMSAMSCVMRRCGHLEQVRLVKCELNAELLKNFEFNLKGSIVKVSEFDISLNPMSVEAFDIFGSVLTNIEVEKLVMRGCSLTEEKFRVLGRHSHLQIHILDVRNITNMTFDLYLAIVKFASEHAVNKLLMDPWDCFIASNKQLLELSKWEVCGKIQVLDVRNITNMTFDLYLAIAKIASKHDVKELLIDPWDCFKASEEQLLELSKWKVCGKINVLDVQSITQMSSDLCLTIYEFASQRGVKKILMDSLNFSKANKEQLKKLDKYKLCGKLSRFDISENPMDEKDFNALGSALTKI; via the exons ATGACATATACTGATAAATCAAGTACAGCCACAATCATGTTTAATATCTTATCAGGCAACTTGTTCCCCCATGTAACATTGGTTATTTCGTCACGTGAACACAGGATGGCATCCCTTCCCCTGGAGCTACGACCTCCATTAATTATTGCTCTTGCTGGCCTTGAACGTGATGACACCAAAAAACTATTTACTGCTGTTGTAGGTGAAACAGGGGAAGAATCCTGGAATAAGATGACATTTCAGTCACCTGCACTCGTGCCATTGTCTTCTGTCCCTTTATTCTTGATTTTCAATGCAATCGTTCATAAATCCAACCCAGAGAATCTGCCTAATACAATGACTGATGTAATGACAAATGTACTTCATATTTTCATGCGTTCCTCACACACTCAGgagaaaaaattgattgaaataattcttcacaatttgatgaaaatgtcATTTGAAGCCACTCGAGAAAAGCGAGTGATTTTCAACAATACCGATCTAAAAAACGCAGGacttacaaaaaaaatggtaCGTGATCTCATCATAGAAGTACCTGGAGGCAGCTCACTACTTAATCAACATCTTTTGGAAGGTGACACTCTGATGTTCTTTAGTCATCAAATCCTTCAAGAAATGTTAGCTGCTCTGTACATCGCCAACATGGATCTCGCAACTTTCCAAGCATTCGTCACTAACGAGATCCACAAAGATCACTGGTCCGTTGTTCTACGGCTCCTGTGTGGAACTGTTTTCGATCAAAAAATCAAATCTCAATTCATCAAAGATCTTACAACTG AGACTGGACTAGAAAAGCAAAATTGTCTTAAACATGCACTCACAACTAAGATAAATCAATGTACGAAATCCTATCAGAAAGTGGAGTTGTTTGGTGCGTTATATGAAGCCAATGATGCCGAGCTCATTAGATCCCATGTTCAAGAAATCAACTTCGAAAACGAGTCTTTCACTGCAGCAGGAATGTCTGCAATGTCATGTGTCATGCGACGATGTGGCCATCTTGAACAAGTTCGCCTCGTCAAATGTGAGCTCAATgcagaattattgaaaaacttcGAGTTCAACTTGAAAGGTTCTATAGTGAAG GTGTCAGAATTTGATATCAGCTTAAATCCGATGTCCGTTGAAGCTTTTGATATCTTTGGTTCAGTTTTAACAAACATTGAAGTGGAAAAACTCGTTATGCGTGGCTGCTCACTTACAGAAGAAAAGTTTCGTGTGCTTGGAAGACATTCCCATTTACAG attCACATTCTGGATGTTCGAAATATCACCAACATGACGTTTGACTTGTATCTTGCGATTGTCAAGTTTGCATCTGAACATGCTGTCAATAAACTTTTGATGGATCCATGGGATTGCTTCATCGCAAGCAACAAGCAGCTGTTGGAACTGAGTAAATGGGAAGTTTGTGGAAAG ATCCAAGTTCTGGATGTTCGAAATATCACAAACATGACGTTTGATCTGTATCTTGCAATTGCCAAGATTGCATCTAAACATGATGTCAAAGAACTTTTGATAGATCCGTGGGATTGCTTCAAGGCAAGCGAAGAGCAACTGTTGGAACTGAGTAAATGGAAAGTTTGTGGAAAG ATCAATGTTCTGGATGTTCAATCCATCACTCAAATGTCATCTGATCTATGTCTCACCATATATGAGTTTGCAAGTCAAAGGGGAGTCAAAAAAATTCTAATGGATTCGTTGAATTTCTCTAAAGCAAATAAAGAGCAATTAAAGAAACTAGACAAATACAAACTTTGTGGGAAG